The following proteins come from a genomic window of Sardina pilchardus chromosome 1, fSarPil1.1, whole genome shotgun sequence:
- the mcrip2 gene encoding MAPK regulated corepressor interacting protein 2 produces MYVELVLLFEVLVACLHMMYTITRGPSKLVTQRRTGTPQQTETKTTDLKHKQPHWFTTNYPAPKIVFHRLNGQRYHKPSVAKTVPREGFTPAHEENVKFASEAWKEVEQSMGASRRPETSRGPVQYAEKTPSPVMSNFVPIDLEEWWAQRFLANIGNLS; encoded by the exons ATGTATGTAGAACTAGTGTTACTTTTTGAAGTTTTGGTAGCTTGCCTGCACATGATGTACACAATCACAAGAGGTCCCAGCAAACTTGTTACGCAACGGAGAACAG GTACACCACAGCAGACAGAGACCAAAACAACGGACTTGAAACACAAACAGCCCCACTGGTTTACAACAAA CTACCCTGCTCCGAAGATTGTTTTCCACCGATTAAACGGGCAGAGGTACCACAAACCGTCTGTCGCAAAAACTGTCCCACGTGAAGGCTTCACGCCCGCACATGAAGAGAATGTTAAGTTTGCCTCGGAAG CTTGGAAGGAGGTGGAGCAGAGCATGGGAGCCAGCCGTCGCCCAGAGACCAGCAGAGGACCCGTCCAGTACGCAGAGAAGACCCCCAGCCCAGTCATGAGCA ACTTTGTGCCCATTGACCTGGAGGAGTGGTGGGCCCAGCGCTTCCTAGCCAACATTGGCAACCTGTCGTGA
- the gde1 gene encoding glycerophosphodiester phosphodiesterase 1 isoform X1: MLQIGDGVTCLSAVFIVLLLGTRSALWSTVVTTSLYFFLVMFRFPQVPASRARQVLRPEKSTAGAISVIAHRGGGHDAPENTLAAIREASQNGATGVELDLEFTADGVPVLMHDDTVDRTTNGSGPLCKLRFSEITKLDAAAKHRLRERFRGEKVPTLQEAVEESIKHQLTIYFDVKGHPDEAAATLKDLYKKHPVLYNTSVVCSFEPKVIYRMRQADPGVVTALTHRPWSLSRLGDGTPRFDAAWKHHWHQVLDVLLDWAHHHVLWHLCGVSAFLVQKNFISQDYVQYWADRGVEVVAWTVNTAVEKQYYQELLKVNYITDSLREDCDPHY; the protein is encoded by the exons ATGCTACAAATTGGGGACGGTGTCACCTGCCTGTCGGCAGTGTTTATCGTGCTTCTCCTTGGAACCAGGAGCGCGCTATGGTCCACGGTTGTCACTACATCACTTTACTTTTTTCTGGTGATGTTCCGATTCCCGCAAGTCCCGGCGAGCCGAGCACGGCAGGTGCTGCGGCCTGAAAAATCGACCGCCGGGGCGATTTCTGTCATTGCTCACCGGGGTGGCGGTCACGATGCCCCAGAAAACACCTTAGCGGCTATCCGTGAA GCCAGTCAGAATGGAGCGACAGGCGTCGAGCTGGACTTGGAGTTCACCGCCGACGGGGTGCCTGTTCTCATGCATGACGACACTGTGGACCGGACCACCAATGGGTCAGGACCCCTCTGCAAGCTGCGCTTTTCTGAAATCACCAAACTTGATGCTGCAGCCAAGCACCGCCTCAG AGAGCGCTTCCGAGGGGAGAAGGTACCCACGCTGCAGGAGGCTGTAGAGGAGTCTATTAAACACCAGCTGACCATCTACTTTGATGTCAAAGGTCATCCAGATGAG GCAGCAGCCACTCTGAAGGACTTGTATAAGAAGCATCCAGTCCTGTACAACACTAGCGTTGTCTGCTCCTTTGAACCAAAAGTCATCTACAGG ATGCGCCAGGCAGACCCAGGGGTGGTGACTGCACTGACCCACCGGCCGTGGAGCCTCAGTCGCCTAGGCGACGGCACGCCACGCTTCGATGCCGCATGGAAGCACCACTGGCACCAGGTGTTGGATGTCCTGCTGGACTGGGCCCACCATCACGTGCTGTGGCACCTGTGTGGAGTGTCTGCTTTCCTGGTGCAGAAGAACTTTATTTCCCA GGACTATGTGCAATACTGGGCGGATCGGGGTGTAGAGGTGGTTGCCTGGACCGTGAACACGGCGGTGGAGAAGCAGTACTACCAGGAGCTGCTGAAGGTCAACTACATCACCGACAGCCTGAGGGAGGACTGCGATCCGCACTACTGA
- the gde1 gene encoding glycerophosphodiester phosphodiesterase 1 isoform X2: MHDDTVDRTTNGSGPLCKLRFSEITKLDAAAKHRLRERFRGEKVPTLQEAVEESIKHQLTIYFDVKGHPDEAAATLKDLYKKHPVLYNTSVVCSFEPKVIYRMRQADPGVVTALTHRPWSLSRLGDGTPRFDAAWKHHWHQVLDVLLDWAHHHVLWHLCGVSAFLVQKNFISQDYVQYWADRGVEVVAWTVNTAVEKQYYQELLKVNYITDSLREDCDPHY, from the exons ATGCATGACGACACTGTGGACCGGACCACCAATGGGTCAGGACCCCTCTGCAAGCTGCGCTTTTCTGAAATCACCAAACTTGATGCTGCAGCCAAGCACCGCCTCAG AGAGCGCTTCCGAGGGGAGAAGGTACCCACGCTGCAGGAGGCTGTAGAGGAGTCTATTAAACACCAGCTGACCATCTACTTTGATGTCAAAGGTCATCCAGATGAG GCAGCAGCCACTCTGAAGGACTTGTATAAGAAGCATCCAGTCCTGTACAACACTAGCGTTGTCTGCTCCTTTGAACCAAAAGTCATCTACAGG ATGCGCCAGGCAGACCCAGGGGTGGTGACTGCACTGACCCACCGGCCGTGGAGCCTCAGTCGCCTAGGCGACGGCACGCCACGCTTCGATGCCGCATGGAAGCACCACTGGCACCAGGTGTTGGATGTCCTGCTGGACTGGGCCCACCATCACGTGCTGTGGCACCTGTGTGGAGTGTCTGCTTTCCTGGTGCAGAAGAACTTTATTTCCCA GGACTATGTGCAATACTGGGCGGATCGGGGTGTAGAGGTGGTTGCCTGGACCGTGAACACGGCGGTGGAGAAGCAGTACTACCAGGAGCTGCTGAAGGTCAACTACATCACCGACAGCCTGAGGGAGGACTGCGATCCGCACTACTGA
- the tmem186 gene encoding transmembrane protein 186: MFLRMSKTLVSPDKMLKSIQLGRLAIPPVIQCRGHVYCRKGGAAVSQVLRGIHGGIPAHTHSGLFTRPTLPCVQSAPLLFQHQIVAHCADLSSQKYTLIYALPSIALLRALSRLKLVQTGITVVILPPVYYLFLQGDLSLDVVNYSFAIAAFAAVMLYSISNFSRRVVGRMYLDSSGTTLKVSHLTFWGRRNDVYMPVDDIMTLGDVGDSPKETILYLKRYSTKKKMYYSTRFGRVVDRRGFQKVFGSVP; encoded by the exons ATGTTTCTTCGAATGTCCAAGACCCTGGTCAGCCCTGACAAGATG CTTAAATCAATACAGCTAGGTCGTCTTGCGATCCCTCCGGTGATTCAATGTCGGGGACACGTTTATTGCCGTAAAGGAGGCGCGGCTGTCAGCCAAGTGCTTCGTGGGATCCATGGTGGGATCCCAGCGCACACTCACTCGGGACTCTTCACGAGACCAACATTACCATGCGTACAGAGTGCACCTCTACTCTTCCAGCACCAGATTGTTGCGCACTGCGCTGACCTGTCCTCGCAGAAATATACGTTGATCTATGCATTACCTTCCATAGCACTTTTACGGGCGTTGTCTAGACTCAAACTTGTACAGACTGGAATCACTGTTGTCATACTTCCCCCAGTATACTACCTCTTCCTCCAGGGAGACCTTTCCCTGGACGTTGTGAACTACAGCTTTGCCATTGCAGCATTTGCTGCCGTCATGCTGTACTCCATCAGTAATTTCTCTAGACGAGTCGTGGGGAGGATGTACTTGGACTCTTCTGGGACTACGCTCAAGGTGTCACATCTGACGTTCTGGGGCCGTCGCAATGACGTATACATGCCAGTGGACGATATCATGACTTTAGGAGATGTCGGCGACTCTCCAAAGGAAACGATTTTGTACTTAAAACGCTATAGtaccaagaaaaaaatgtactACTCTACCCGCTTTGGACGCGTGGTTGATAGGCGTGGATTTCAGAAGGTGTTTGGAAGTGTACCCTAA
- the LOC134092907 gene encoding 4-aminobutyrate aminotransferase, mitochondrial-like has product MACHLYRRCLALRSSAWVSAQGPRHISQAASVKKTLEEFEYDGPHMKTSVPGPLSLALQKQLGEIQNVQSLNFFCDYEESRGNYLVDVDGNRMLDVYTQIASIPIGYNHPALMKIMTNPHNLSSFVNRPALGMLPPRIFPEKLKDGLISVAPKGFKRVQTMACGSCSNENAYKAIFIWYRTKQRGHSEPTSEESTSSVINQAPGCPDLSILSFMGGFHGRTLGCLSTTHTKAIQKLDVPAFDWPIAPFPKLRYPLAQFERENAQEEKRCLEEVEDVIVKWEKKGKPVAGIVIEPIQAEGGDNYASFDFFRKLRAIAKKHGSAFLVDEVQTGGGSTGMFWAHEHWGLDDPADIVSFSKKLLTGGFFYKDEFQPDKPMRIFNTWMGDPTRNMFLSEVLKVIRKENLLDQVKRTGHVMLNGLYDLQARYPHLLSRARGLGTFCAIDVKDEDTRNKLILKARNKGVVLGGCGSQSIRFRPSLVFKEHHAQLFLSIFSDAVAEMK; this is encoded by the exons ATGGCCTGCCACCTCTACAGGCGATGCCTGGCCCTGCGCTCCAGCGCCTGGGTCTCAGCACAGG GTCCAAGGCATATCAGTCAAGCAGCGTCAGTCAAGAAGACCCTGGAAGAGTTTGAGTACGATGGGCCTCATATGAAGACTTCAGTTCCTGGGCCACTGTCACTG gcACTGCAGAAACAACTAGGAGAGATCCAG aacGTTCAGTCTCTGAACTTCTTCTGTGATTACGAAGAGAGTCGAGGGAACTACCTGGTGGACGTGGACGGAAATCGCATGCTAGATGTTTACACCCAGATCGCCTCCATACCCATCG GATACAATCACCCTGCTCTTATGAAGATTATGACCAATCCTCACAATCTG AGTTCCTTTGTTAATCGGCCAGCTCTGGGCATGTTACCACCCCGGATATTTCCAGAAAAACTGAAGGATGGGTTAATCTCT GTGGCCCCCAAGGGCTTCAAACGAGTGCAGACGATGGCCTGTGGCTCTTGCTCCAATGAAAACGCCTACAAAGCCATTTTCATATGGTACAGA ACTAAGCAAAGAGGCCACAGTGAACCAACTTCTGAAGAATCAACGTCCAGTGTCATTAACCAG GCCCCTGGTTGTCCTGATCTCAGCATTCTGTCCTTCATGGGTGGATTCCATGGCAGAACTCTGG GCTGCCTGTCCACCACTCACACCAAGGCCATTCAGAAGCTGGACGTGCCGGCCTTCGACTGGCCAATTGCACCCTTCCCCAAACTACGCTACCCACTGGCtcagtttgagagagagaatgcacaggaagagaagagatgtttgGAAGAG GTGGAGGACGTCATTGTTAAATGGGAGAAGAAGGGCAAACCAGTAGCAGGCATTGTGATTGAGCCAATACAAGCAGAAGGAGGCGACAACTATGCGTCTTTTGACTTCTTCAGGAAGCTCAGAGCCATTGCCAAGAAG CACGGCTCTGCATTCCTGGTGGATGAGGTGCAAACGGGGGGTGGCTCCACTGGAATGTTCTGGGCCCACGAACACTGGGGACTGGATGACCCAGCAGACATCGTCTCCTTCAGCAAGAAACTGCTGACAGGCGGCTTCTTCTACAAAGACGAGTTTCAGCCAGACAAG CCCATGAGGATCTTTAACACTTGGATGGGGGATCCCACCAGGAACATGTTCCTGTCAGAGGTGCTGAAGGTGATACGCAAGGAGAACCTTTTGGACCAAGTGAAACGAACAGGTCATGTCATGCTCAATGGCCTATATGACCTACAG GCTCGTTATCCTCACCTCCTGAGCAGAGCCAGAGGACTGGGGACATTCTGTGCCATCGACGTCAAAGATGAAGACACGCGCAACAAACTCATCCTCAAGGCCAGAAACAAGG GTGTGGTGCTCGGAGGCTGTGGCAGCCAGTCGATCAGATTTCGACCTTCTCTGGTCTTCAAAGAGCACCACGCACAACTCTTCCTGAGCATCTTCAGTGACGCCGTGGCTGAGATGAAGTAA